One Chloroherpetonaceae bacterium genomic window, TTCCAGCACCCCAACGCGCCGATTCGTGCGGTTGTCGTAAGCAAATGTGCGCACCCCGTCAGCAATCTGAAAAGCAGGGCTGATAAAGTTGGTGTAGCGTGAGTAAAATGCAACAAAATCCACAAAGAGCTTGCGCTCAAAGAGTCCTTTGTAGCCAACTTCAAAGGCGTTGACTTCTTCGGGACGCAGCGGGTTATAGACGGCAACCACATTGCCAGTAGGATTGCCTTGCGCGTCAGGAGCACCGTCACGCACGGTGTAACCACCCACATTGCCACGTGCAGCCCCATTGAAGAGAAAGAGGTGATTTTCCAAGATGACAGGCACTTTAAATGCACGGTTGTAGCCCAGCCGAATGTTTTGATTGTCTGCCACTTCATAGCCGATACTGACTTTGGGGCTAAATTGTGGGTCGTAGTATGTGTGGTCATCTAAGCGCGCAGCAAGGGTCAAGCGAAGCTTATTGTCTAAGAATCGCTTGTCGATTTGGAGGTAACCGCCGATTTCTGTCGCTGTAATATCAATCGCAAGGAAGTTGGAGACGTTGGTAAGATTAATGTTAGGATTGTTGGAAAGGTAACTGGCTTTTGGATTGTAGAAGCGATACTGAAAGCCGCCGACAAGTTCAAAGCCGGCAAGGTCATAGCGTAGTTGCAGCTCTGAATCCCAGAGTTGAGACTGGTCAATGGTGGCAGAGGCAGAATCAATAAAACTGCGTCGCACTTGTGCCAGAGCTTGGTCGCGTGTAAGCGACGCGCCGCCGGGCAAAGAGCGCAAGCGAATGACCTCGCGTGCAAACCACTCTGCGCGGTCGTGCAATTGAAACGACTTGCCTGCATCATTTGCCGTGCGCGTAACTTGCAGGAAAAAGCCCAAACCGCCCAATGAACCATTCGCTTGCAAGCTCTGATATTGAATTTGATACTCATTGGCTTCCAGAACGCCAAAGTTGCTACCTACGAACCCTGTAGAAGACGACACGCCCGCCATAAAGCGCACATTGAAATCATCTGTGCGGTAATACAGCCCGCCATCGAGCTTACGCAAGCCTGCGCGCATTGCGGAGACTTCAGTTTCTCGGTAAGCATAACCTAAGTTGAAGAATTGGTCGAGTGTGGCTTGCGTAATACGCAGCGGATTAGGCGTCTCAGGATTAAGCAACGTTTGATTCTGACCGATGTAAGTTGGGGGCACAAACATAAAGATGTTGCCGCTCTCAAACTGATTGGCATCCATCCACTGTCCTGTAATTTTCCAGCCAAAGTTGCCCGCATAGTCCGCATAACGCAGGTTAATGTCATAAAGTGACTGTGTGCCGCCACGAACGACAAGCTCTGCGCCCGCATAATCAAATGGGTTTTTGGTCAGCATATTCACCACACCAGCATGAGCATTAGGGCCGTAAAGAGCCGCTGCGGGACCAACCACGATTTCGACAGCCGCTAAGTCGCTGGCAGGATTCGGTGCAAGCATAAATTGCGGCAAACCCAAACCCGGCAAAGTGGCTAGCCGTCCGTCAATCAGCGTGAGCATACGTGTATTAAACTGGGTATTTAAGCCGCGTGACATAATATCCACTGTGTTGATACCGCGTTCAACAAAATCAATCCCTTTGAGTTTAGCCACCGCACCCAGCGGAGAAGGACTGGCACTTTGACGCATGGCTTGAATATCTGCGGTCTCAATCATAACAGGTGCGTCAAGTTTCTTTTCAGTTCGCCCTTTCGAGGCAGTCACCACCACTTCATCAATCACACGCACTTGCTCACGCAGTTTGAAGGACAGTTGCACCGTTGCACCATCGGTCAATGTAGCCTCGAGCGTTTGGGGCTGATAACCCACATAGCGAGCGACGACCTTGTATGTGCCCGCTGGCAAATTCGGAATCTCAAATGTGCCATTGGCTTTCGTGCTGCTGCCATAACGCATGCCCTGAACGACAACACTTGCGCCAACAAGTGGTTCACCTGTCGCTGCATCAACCACCGTGCCCGTGAGCGTGGCAGTTTGACTGTATGCGAAAGTGGGAAGAAGGAAAAGTGCGTAGAAAAGCCAGTGTAGCAGTTTTTGCATTGTCATAGTTGTGGTTTTGTTTGTCGCAAAAGCTCGTAAAGCTGTGCTCTGTAAAGTGCAGGAAACTACAAATTTTATTCTGAAAAACAGCATTTCCGACTCGTGGATTGTCGAGAGCCGCACTCTCGCCACATTTCCAACCACAAGAATACAATAGGGCAAATGATTTAGCAGCGTATCGTATCTTTGCAACTTAACTTTCCAAGTTATGCTGGAAGCACGCAACCTGAACTTGACGATTGGCACAAAGGAACTCTTAACCCAGACATCATTTCGTATCGGAGACCGTGACCGAGTAGGCCTTGTTGGCGTAAATGGTGCAGGAAAATCCACGCTGCTCAAGTGGATAGCTGGCTATCCGACTGAGCAAACATTGCATGTGGAAGGTGAAATTCTCAAGTCATCCGACACGACCATCGGTTACCTGCCACAAGAAATCTCCTTTGAGGGCGATTTAGAAAAGTCAGCATTGGAGTATGTAATGGAGGCAAACGCTAGGCTTCACCAGCTCTCGAGAGAAATCGCCCGAATGGAAGTTGAACTGACTCTACCGATAGAACACGAAAGTGAAGCATATACAAGGCTAATTGAGCGTTTCTCTGACGCAACAGCAGAATTTGAGCGACTGGGTGGCTACAAGCTGCGTGCAGATGCTGAAAAAGTGCTGATAGGCTTAGGCTTTTCAGAAGACGATTTTCATAAGCCCGTGAAGGCATTTTCGGGCGGCTGGCAAATGCGACTCCTGATTGCAAAACTGCTGCTGCAAAATCCA contains:
- a CDS encoding TonB-dependent receptor, which gives rise to MQKLLHWLFYALFLLPTFAYSQTATLTGTVVDAATGEPLVGASVVVQGMRYGSSTKANGTFEIPNLPAGTYKVVARYVGYQPQTLEATLTDGATVQLSFKLREQVRVIDEVVVTASKGRTEKKLDAPVMIETADIQAMRQSASPSPLGAVAKLKGIDFVERGINTVDIMSRGLNTQFNTRMLTLIDGRLATLPGLGLPQFMLAPNPASDLAAVEIVVGPAAALYGPNAHAGVVNMLTKNPFDYAGAELVVRGGTQSLYDINLRYADYAGNFGWKITGQWMDANQFESGNIFMFVPPTYIGQNQTLLNPETPNPLRITQATLDQFFNLGYAYRETEVSAMRAGLRKLDGGLYYRTDDFNVRFMAGVSSSTGFVGSNFGVLEANEYQIQYQSLQANGSLGGLGFFLQVTRTANDAGKSFQLHDRAEWFAREVIRLRSLPGGASLTRDQALAQVRRSFIDSASATIDQSQLWDSELQLRYDLAGFELVGGFQYRFYNPKASYLSNNPNINLTNVSNFLAIDITATEIGGYLQIDKRFLDNKLRLTLAARLDDHTYYDPQFSPKVSIGYEVADNQNIRLGYNRAFKVPVILENHLFLFNGAARGNVGGYTVRDGAPDAQGNPTGNVVAVYNPLRPEEVNAFEVGYKGLFERKLFVDFVAFYSRYTNFISPAFQIADGVRTFAYDNRTNRRVGVLEDAQGRPLFPGVAGQLTTYFNYGAATIAGFDLGLSYYLNSDVFFEGSMSYMSLLDSDNPFAAQGIPLLLNAPNWKFKGTLTMRNQLVQGTYAILHARHIPSYTFRAGRWNGTLNDRTVVDLTIGYEWKDLGITIQGSINNIFDNQTPDVVGAPIMRRFFSAQLSYALGSLINR